Proteins encoded together in one Roseibacterium elongatum DSM 19469 window:
- the hisD gene encoding histidinol dehydrogenase: MPQFLDSRDADFDARFAALLNMKREDAPEVDDIVAGIIADVRDRGDAAVIELTEKFDRLTLTPDTLAFSPQEIDAAIATVPAAERDALELAAERIRAYHVRQRPEDARWTDPEGVELGWRWTAVGAAGLYVPGGLASYPSSVLMNAIPAQVAGVERLVICAPTPDGTANPLVLLAAKLSGIDTIYRIGGAQAVAAMAYGTETIAPVDKITGPGNAFVAAAKRRVFGKVGIDMIAGPSEILVIADAENDPDWVALDLLSQAEHDEVAQSILITDDAAFGEAVARAVEARLETLERRHIAGPSWRDYGAVITVRDLTEAAEFSNRVAPEHLELCVADTEALLGKITHAGAIFLGQWTPEAIGDYIGGPNHVLPTARSARFSSGLSVLDFMKRSTLAQMTPAALRAIGPAAETLAISESLEAHGLSVRARLDRLNRE; encoded by the coding sequence ATGCCCCAGTTTCTCGACAGCAGAGACGCCGATTTCGACGCGCGCTTTGCCGCGCTGCTCAACATGAAGCGTGAAGATGCGCCCGAGGTCGACGATATCGTCGCCGGGATCATCGCGGATGTGCGTGACCGCGGCGATGCGGCGGTTATCGAGCTGACGGAAAAATTCGATCGTTTGACACTGACGCCGGACACGCTTGCGTTTTCACCCCAGGAGATCGACGCCGCCATCGCCACCGTCCCCGCGGCGGAGCGGGACGCGCTGGAACTGGCCGCCGAGCGTATCCGCGCCTACCATGTCCGCCAGCGCCCCGAGGATGCACGTTGGACCGACCCCGAGGGCGTGGAACTCGGCTGGCGCTGGACCGCCGTGGGCGCGGCGGGGCTTTATGTGCCGGGCGGGCTTGCCAGCTACCCCTCGTCGGTCCTGATGAACGCGATCCCCGCGCAGGTGGCGGGGGTCGAGCGCCTTGTGATCTGCGCGCCCACGCCGGATGGCACGGCCAACCCGCTGGTCCTGCTGGCGGCGAAGCTGTCGGGCATCGACACGATCTATCGCATCGGGGGCGCACAGGCCGTGGCGGCGATGGCCTATGGCACCGAAACCATCGCGCCCGTCGACAAGATCACGGGCCCCGGCAATGCCTTTGTCGCGGCAGCCAAGCGCCGGGTTTTCGGTAAGGTCGGGATCGACATGATCGCGGGGCCGTCCGAGATCCTGGTGATCGCCGATGCCGAGAACGACCCGGATTGGGTGGCGCTCGACCTTCTCAGCCAGGCCGAACATGACGAGGTGGCGCAGTCCATTCTCATCACCGATGACGCGGCGTTTGGCGAGGCGGTGGCGCGCGCCGTCGAGGCGCGGCTCGAAACGCTGGAGCGGCGGCACATCGCCGGGCCCAGTTGGCGTGATTATGGCGCGGTGATCACCGTCCGCGACCTGACCGAGGCGGCAGAATTTTCCAACCGCGTGGCGCCCGAACACCTTGAGCTGTGCGTCGCGGATACCGAGGCGTTGTTGGGCAAGATCACCCATGCTGGCGCGATCTTCCTGGGGCAATGGACGCCCGAGGCGATCGGCGATTACATAGGCGGCCCCAACCACGTGCTGCCCACCGCGCGCTCGGCCCGCTTTTCCTCGGGCCTGTCCGTGCTCGATTTCATGAAGCGCTCGACCCTGGCGCAGATGACGCCTGCGGCCCTGCGTGCCATTGGACCTGCGGCCGAAACACTGGCAATCTCGGAAAGCCTCGAGGCGCACGGCCTGTCCGTCCGCGCGCGGCTGGATCGGCTGAACCGCGAATGA